A single genomic interval of Amblyomma americanum isolate KBUSLIRL-KWMA chromosome 11, ASM5285725v1, whole genome shotgun sequence harbors:
- the LOC144109911 gene encoding neprilysin-1-like, with protein sequence MKGFSRKGTVSSIPAPLSPASVSTASRASRLLSPAVAGTASAQRPNTPRATNVLPPAFHTFARTRPQAVPLPHQPSSGKAHPLQLMSPSGAGGQIPLSPPALDLSLYSHANTENIERYSPTAVPAGKRERRLLLGIFPDPEDCKPRDYVRLIATCAAAICMLLLLVESTSSAYFQHCDNPVSCFDLDTELQRSRHVDVDPCRNMFGHVCGRWTSMYPGRQDQFELLNQRLIMSLLENVGQVSTGSGSATDKAGAALFGCMRVAEDMVDDISAIREVLNRHGLHLPAQDIRPSRDVFRILVGLTLQDLLGVFFQLKPSPYLRTDDRFVFELRYAETMYRYVSNEKAIENCVRSYDPDLEDVSTLAMTLTNVENDVAVVTMLYPPREPEHRYLTVQEIEKYYYDSTGHEAIIKTQWWVEDINQNVPKQSAISPQSEILLSDKHALFLTDALLRAYTSRSLPLQSYIAWKVIKYLSHAASSRMVHCHILSSQEHMAYAFPIDLSRCIEYATQVIPYGLLSLQLKNILQDETINYANTVSKRVRQQIEMSYNLSMLDPQSAKSIMQRLRSIHQIVGTASKLRSDEALNSYYRHIPMYDAKVNFVKWLVKAHRAEAAHKILFLHPSPDIATSINRDDWEPTSISVGAFYVILYHLIYLPGGTLVSPLLVRNGPNSYNYGAIGKVIGHELSHAFEPRFLEVTTRGDAQAFYTPRFRKLLEGQQDCLILQANKMTESAIAGNNSISETYADTAGLEAAYLAYSTLPLTDRRMGVGPYTADQAFFVGSCYMLCEAERTPSERSVYLPHRVRCNQPCINTQEFADAYRCSKGSAMFPRSRCDIHDHRLINPSEAR encoded by the coding sequence atgaaAGGCTTCTCAAGGAAAGGCACCGTCTCTTCTATTCCGGCGCCACTGTCCCCAGCCTCGGTGTCCACGGCGTCACGAGCGTCAAGACTCCTTTCTCCAGCCGTGGCAGGCACAGCTTCCGCCCAACGACCGAACACACCACGCGCTACGAATGTCCTCCCACCCGCCTTCCACACGTTTGCGCGAACGCGTCCACAAGCCGTCCCGTTACCTCACCAGCCGTCTTCTGGGAAGGCTCACCCGCTACAGCTCATGTCTCCATCAGGTGCCGGCGGTCAGATTCCTTTGTCGCCCCCTGCTCTGGACCTGTCGTTGTACTCTCACGCAAACACAGAAAATATCGAACGATACTCGCCTACTGCGGTCCCCGCAGGCAAGAGAGAGCGACGCCTTTTACTGGGTATCTTCCCCGACCCCGAGGACTGCAAGCCACGGGACTACGTTCGTCTTATTGCCACGTGCGCAGCAGCAATCTGCATGCTACTCCTCCTGGTCGAATCTACTTCGAGTGCCTACTTCCAACACTGCGACAACCCCGTCAGCTGCTTCGACCTGGACACCGAGCTTCAGCGCAGCAGACACGTAGACGTCGACCCATGCCGCAACATGTTCGGTCATGTTTGTGGTCGTTGGACGAGCATGTACCCCGGCCGACAAGATCAGTTCGAGCTCCTCAACCAACGGCTGATCATGTCCTTGCTCGAGAACGTCGGCCAGGTGTCCACCGGCTCCGGGAGCGCAACTGACAAGGCGGGCGCCGCTCTATTTGGCTGCATGAGAGTTGCCGAAGACATGGTCGACGACATCAGCGCTATTCGAGAGGTACTGAACCGCCACGGACTACATTTACCCGCACAAGATATCCGTCCAAGCCGCGATGTGTTTCGCATCCTCGTCGGCTTGACTCTGCAAGACCTTTTGGGCGTTTTCTTCCAGCTCAAGCCCTCGCCCTACTTGCGAACAGACGACAGGTTCGTTTTTGAACTCAGATACGCCGAGACAATGTACAGGTATGTGAGCAATGAGAAGGCGATTGAGAATTGCGTTCGGTCATACGACCCGGACTTAGAAGACGTGAGCACCTTGGCAATGACGCTTACCAACGTGGAGAATGACGTCGCAGTTGTGACTATGCTATACCCCCCTCGTGAACCCGAGCATCGGTACCTTACAGTACAGGAAATTGAGAAATATTATTACGATTCTACAGGCCACGAAGCTATAATTAAAACTCAATGGTGGGTCGAGGACATTAATCAGAACGTCCCTAAACAGTCGGCCATAAGTCCACAGTCAGAAATTCTCCTGAGTGACAAACACGCTCTATTTCTGACTGATGCTTTGTTAAGAGCGTACACATCCAGAAGCTTGCCTCTGCAAAGTTATATTGCTTGGAAAGTCATCAAGTACCTCTCGCACGCAGCGTCCAGCAGGATGGTTCACTGCCACATTCTTTCGAGCCAAGAACACATGGCGTACGCGTTCCCCATCGACCTCAGTCGCTGCATAGAATACGCAACACAAGTCATACCCTATGGCCTTCTTAGTCTGCAGCTCAAGAATATCCTCCAGGATGAGACAATAAACTACGCGAACACTGTCTCCAAGCGTGTCAGGCAGCAGATAGAAATGTCGTACAATCTCTCCATGCTGGACCCGCAATCTGCAAAAAGCATTATGCAGCGGCTTCGTTCAATTCACCAGATCGTCGGAACGGCTTCGAAACTTAGAAGCGACGAAGCGTTGAACTCTTACTACAGACACATTCCCATGTACGACGCGAAAGTAAACTTCGTCAAGTGGCTGGTCAAGGcccaccgcgctgaggcggcccACAAGATTCTGTTCCTGCATCCATCTCCAGACATCGCGACTTCTATCAACAGGGACGACTGGGAGCCCACGAGCATTTCGGTGGGTGCCTTCTACGTCATTCTGTACCACCTTATCTACTTGCCCGGCGGCACATTGGTGTCGCCACTCCTGGTACGAAATGGCCCCAATTCGTACAACTACGGTGCCATCGGCAAGGTCATCGGCCATGAGCTGTCGCACGCGTTCGAGCCGAGGTTCCTGGAGGTGACAACACGCGGCGATGCGCAGGCCTTTTACACACCTCGCTTCAGGAAGTTGCTGGAGGGGCAGCAAGACTGTCTCATACTGCAGGCGAACAAGATGACCGAGAGCGCCATAGCCGGAAACAACTCCATCAGCGAGACGTACGCCGACACAGCGGGGCTCGAGGCGGCGTACCTGGCGTACTCGACGCTGCCGCTGACTGATCGCCGGATGGGGGTCGGCCCCTACACAGCCGACCAGGCCTTCTTCGTGGGCTCCTGTTACATGTTATGCGAAGCCGAACGGACGCCTTCGGAGAGAAGCGTCTACCTACCGCACCGCGTCCGCTGCAACCAGCCCTGCATCAACACCCAGGAGTTCGCGGATGCCTACCGCTGCAGTAAGGGATCGGCCATGTTCCCGCGGAGTCGATGCGACATCCACGACCACCGGCTAATTAACCCTTCGGAGGCTCGCTAG